In the Candidatus Electrothrix sp. GW3-4 genome, one interval contains:
- a CDS encoding phosphoribosylanthranilate isomerase has protein sequence MNVDRIRIKMCGITNLEDATAAVEAGVDALGFIFYEKSPRNVDPEVARIIIEQLPPFVDTVGVFVDREREEVEEIIRFCTLGYAQLHGQESPKYCERLARFAAPCQVIKALRVGGDLQANDIIPYNEHVKGFLLDTYQKGVKGGTGLRFDWSLIQDLKLQRDFILAGGLGVENVEEALAAVSPYALDVNSGVETAPGQKDHHLIRAFIRQVRACEKD, from the coding sequence ATGAACGTAGATCGAATTCGTATCAAGATGTGCGGCATCACCAACCTGGAGGACGCCACTGCGGCAGTGGAGGCCGGGGTGGATGCCCTGGGATTTATTTTTTACGAAAAAAGCCCCCGTAATGTTGATCCTGAGGTGGCCCGGATCATTATTGAACAACTCCCTCCCTTTGTCGATACGGTGGGGGTCTTTGTTGACCGCGAACGGGAAGAGGTTGAGGAGATTATCCGCTTCTGCACCCTCGGTTATGCCCAGCTGCACGGCCAGGAATCCCCCAAATACTGCGAACGTCTGGCCCGCTTTGCGGCCCCCTGCCAGGTAATCAAGGCCCTCAGGGTGGGTGGGGATTTACAGGCCAACGATATCATCCCCTATAACGAGCATGTGAAGGGCTTTCTCCTCGATACCTACCAGAAAGGAGTCAAGGGTGGAACCGGTCTGCGTTTTGACTGGTCCCTGATTCAGGACCTGAAGCTGCAACGGGATTTTATCCTGGCAGGTGGTCTTGGAGTGGAGAATGTGGAGGAGGCACTTGCTGCTGTCAGCCCTTATGCCTTGGATGTCAACTCAGGGGTGGAAACAGCTCCAGGACAAAAAGATCATCACCTGATCAGGGCATTTATCCGGCAGGTACGGGCCTGCGAAAAGGACTGA
- the trpC gene encoding indole-3-glycerol phosphate synthase TrpC, with translation MILDTIVARKKEEVAALKRKGIRPPESEAALDPPRGFMQALVTAPGVAIIAEAKKASPSKGVIEPNFDPQKIALNYKQGGAHALSVLTDRDFFQGSIAYIPLVRKTVDLPVLRKEFIIDPLQIEEAAAFGADAILLIAAILETEQLREFRLQAEEAGMDVLVEVHNEAELEKTLAAESRLIGINNRNLNDFSMDLETTFRLQREIPAGIPIVSESGISTRDDMLRLQKAGITAALIGESLMRSTEQGETLRYFLST, from the coding sequence ATGATCCTTGACACCATCGTAGCACGAAAAAAAGAAGAAGTTGCCGCCCTGAAACGAAAGGGAATCCGTCCACCAGAGAGCGAAGCAGCTCTTGATCCACCGCGAGGATTCATGCAGGCCCTGGTTACAGCACCGGGCGTGGCCATCATTGCTGAGGCCAAGAAGGCCTCTCCTTCCAAAGGGGTAATTGAACCCAATTTCGATCCACAAAAGATAGCCCTGAACTATAAGCAGGGCGGGGCCCATGCTCTATCCGTGCTCACAGATCGAGACTTCTTTCAAGGCTCCATCGCTTATATCCCTCTCGTCAGAAAGACGGTGGATCTGCCCGTGCTGCGCAAGGAGTTCATCATTGATCCCCTCCAGATCGAAGAGGCTGCCGCCTTTGGCGCCGATGCCATCCTGCTCATTGCCGCCATCCTGGAGACCGAGCAGCTCAGGGAGTTTCGCCTCCAGGCCGAGGAGGCAGGCATGGACGTGCTGGTTGAGGTCCATAATGAGGCAGAACTGGAAAAGACCTTGGCTGCGGAAAGCAGGCTTATCGGCATTAACAACCGAAACCTCAATGATTTCAGCATGGATCTGGAAACCACGTTCCGGCTCCAGCGCGAGATCCCCGCAGGCATCCCCATTGTCAGTGAGTCAGGCATATCCACTCGCGATGATATGCTCCGTTTACAAAAGGCTGGTATAACAGCGGCCCTGATCGGGGAGAGCCTGATGCGCAGTACTGAACAAGGTGAAACACTCCGTTATTTCCTCTCGACCTAA